A genomic segment from Brucella pseudogrignonensis encodes:
- a CDS encoding ABC transporter substrate-binding protein, with protein sequence MKRLFRAVLTAATLVLGSATFHAGAQTPPDVLIVGQIAEPQSLDPHTVTATNDFRILVNIYDGLVRYKDGTLEIEPALAESWTISDDGKTYTFKLRQGVKFHDGSDFNAEAVKFNFERMLNKDHPFYNTGPFPLSFNFESIESVNALDANTVEFKLKEPFAPFLSNLAYPTGLIVSPAAVEQYGAEFGRHPSGTGPFKFAEWQSGQRVVVERNPDYWDTAPTLNAIVFRPITDANTRVAEMMAGGIDIMVEVPPDNLATFKQDANFAVAEQAGPHVWFSILNTKSGPFADKKVRQAANYAVNKQGLVDNVLQGSATVAAGPVPPAFNWVDDKTEPYPYDPEKAKALLKEAGATNPELTFYVTEGGSGMLDPINMGAAIQADLQAVGFKVKIETYEWNTFLGRVNSGLDGKADMAEMAWMTNDPDTVPFLTLRTEALPDKGGFNSGYYSNPKVDELLTKARTSTDQAERGKLYGEIQSIVHDDAPWLFVANWKQNAVTTAAVQGFKLQPSFLLHLKDVTKQ encoded by the coding sequence ATGAAGAGGTTATTTCGCGCCGTTTTGACAGCGGCCACTCTGGTTCTGGGTTCAGCGACATTTCACGCTGGCGCGCAGACACCGCCCGATGTTCTGATCGTCGGGCAGATTGCTGAACCGCAATCGCTTGACCCGCACACGGTCACGGCAACAAATGATTTCCGCATCCTTGTGAACATCTATGACGGTCTGGTCCGCTATAAGGATGGCACGCTGGAAATCGAGCCGGCGCTTGCTGAAAGCTGGACCATTTCAGACGATGGCAAAACCTATACATTCAAGCTGAGACAGGGCGTGAAATTCCATGACGGTTCGGATTTCAACGCGGAAGCGGTCAAATTCAACTTCGAGCGGATGCTGAACAAGGATCATCCGTTCTATAACACCGGACCGTTCCCCCTCTCCTTCAACTTTGAATCCATTGAAAGCGTCAATGCGCTCGATGCAAACACCGTCGAGTTCAAGCTGAAAGAACCGTTCGCGCCCTTCTTGTCAAACCTCGCCTATCCGACCGGCTTGATCGTTTCGCCAGCAGCGGTTGAACAATATGGTGCGGAGTTTGGCCGTCATCCTTCCGGCACCGGCCCATTCAAATTTGCCGAATGGCAGTCTGGCCAGCGCGTGGTGGTCGAGCGTAATCCCGACTACTGGGATACGGCGCCGACCTTGAACGCGATTGTTTTCCGTCCCATCACCGACGCCAATACGCGCGTTGCTGAAATGATGGCAGGTGGCATCGATATCATGGTCGAGGTGCCGCCGGATAATCTCGCGACCTTCAAGCAGGATGCAAATTTCGCTGTCGCAGAACAGGCGGGACCGCATGTCTGGTTCAGCATCCTCAACACCAAAAGCGGTCCGTTCGCCGACAAGAAAGTTCGTCAGGCTGCAAACTATGCAGTCAACAAGCAGGGTCTGGTCGATAATGTCCTGCAAGGTTCTGCAACTGTCGCGGCCGGTCCGGTGCCACCTGCATTCAACTGGGTTGATGATAAAACCGAGCCTTATCCCTACGATCCGGAAAAAGCCAAGGCGCTGTTAAAGGAAGCAGGCGCTACCAATCCTGAACTTACTTTCTATGTGACAGAAGGGGGCTCAGGCATGCTCGACCCGATCAATATGGGTGCGGCGATTCAGGCGGATCTTCAGGCCGTCGGCTTCAAGGTGAAGATTGAGACCTACGAGTGGAACACCTTTCTTGGTCGTGTGAACTCCGGTCTCGATGGCAAGGCAGACATGGCTGAAATGGCATGGATGACCAATGATCCCGACACGGTTCCATTTCTCACGCTTCGCACCGAAGCCCTGCCGGACAAAGGTGGCTTTAACTCGGGCTATTATTCCAATCCGAAAGTTGATGAATTGCTGACCAAGGCGCGTACATCGACCGATCAGGCAGAGCGCGGCAAGCTTTACGGCGAGATTCAGTCTATCGTCCACGACGATGCGCCATGGCTCTTTGTTGCCAACTGGAAACAGAATGCTGTCACAACAGCAGCCGTTCAGGGCTTCAAGCTCCAGCCGTCATTCCTGCTGCATCTCAAGGATGTGACCAAACAATAA
- a CDS encoding RrF2 family transcriptional regulator, with amino-acid sequence MFLKRFTPEKIHVMRFTRQAELSIELLVLCARNSGGQAVTTREAAEATGTTKDHAAQIVSDLIHHGFLVGTRGRGGGIRLACEPDAINVGTVLRLMQPGFDNPAEAAKDNNTGSAFGHLLQAAQRSFVAAFDDFTIADLALQTEDGRLACLDCDLLSMINHGQMLSDFRRKEKVVVTPVWAELS; translated from the coding sequence ATGTTTCTGAAAAGGTTTACACCAGAAAAGATTCATGTGATGCGATTTACCAGACAAGCCGAACTTTCGATTGAATTGCTCGTTCTCTGCGCCCGTAACTCGGGCGGCCAAGCTGTCACGACACGTGAGGCTGCAGAAGCGACGGGCACGACGAAGGATCATGCAGCGCAGATCGTCTCGGATCTCATTCATCACGGTTTTCTGGTCGGCACGCGGGGGCGCGGGGGCGGCATTCGGCTTGCTTGTGAGCCGGATGCCATCAACGTTGGCACTGTGCTGCGTTTGATGCAGCCTGGTTTTGACAATCCGGCTGAAGCAGCAAAAGACAATAATACAGGGTCTGCCTTCGGGCATTTGTTGCAAGCCGCACAGCGATCATTTGTTGCTGCTTTTGATGATTTTACAATTGCCGATCTTGCTTTGCAGACGGAAGACGGACGCCTTGCATGCCTTGATTGTGATCTGCTTAGCATGATCAATCACGGGCAGATGCTTTCTGATTTTCGCCGTAAAGAGAAGGTCGTTGTTACGCCTGTATGGGCGGAGCTGTCATGA
- a CDS encoding osmoprotectant NAGGN system M42 family peptidase, translating into MNKIMIDQDYLIEKLAALLAIPSPTGFTDEAVHFVARELERLGLEVILTRRGAIRARRSGKSRKPARGIVSHVDTLGAQVKYLKSNGRLELVSIGNWSARFAEGARVSIFSSKGTYRGSILPLKASGHTFNEEVDTLPVGWTYIELRVDALARNKEDLIELGIDVGDIVAVDPMPEFIDNGFIVSRHLDDKAGVAIMLASLEAMQRLNVETPVDTYWIFTIGEEVGVGASAAVVPDIASLVAIDNGTTAPGQNSSEFGVTLAMADQTGPFDYHLTKKLYELCGEHDIPVQKDVFRYYRSDAASAVEAGHDVRTALLAFGVDASHGYERIHLSALTSIAKLTVHYAMSEVEIKRDAEETTKGLKGFTHQTSTTAEQDLRPEDSPTE; encoded by the coding sequence ATGAACAAAATTATGATCGACCAAGACTATCTTATTGAAAAGCTCGCTGCGTTGCTGGCAATTCCAAGCCCTACAGGTTTTACGGATGAAGCGGTGCATTTCGTTGCCCGCGAACTGGAGCGGCTCGGGCTTGAAGTTATCCTAACGCGGCGAGGGGCGATCCGCGCACGCCGCAGCGGCAAATCGAGAAAGCCTGCGCGCGGTATCGTCTCCCATGTCGATACGCTTGGTGCGCAGGTCAAGTATCTCAAGTCCAATGGGCGGCTTGAGCTTGTTTCAATCGGCAACTGGTCGGCACGATTTGCAGAAGGTGCGCGCGTTTCGATCTTCTCTTCCAAAGGCACCTATCGCGGCTCGATCCTGCCGCTGAAAGCCTCCGGCCACACCTTCAATGAGGAAGTGGATACGCTTCCCGTTGGCTGGACCTATATCGAGCTGCGCGTCGATGCGCTGGCCCGCAACAAGGAAGACCTCATTGAGCTCGGCATCGACGTTGGCGACATTGTCGCCGTCGATCCTATGCCGGAATTCATCGATAATGGCTTCATCGTCTCGCGCCATCTTGATGACAAGGCGGGCGTTGCAATCATGCTGGCATCGCTCGAAGCCATGCAGCGGCTCAATGTCGAAACACCGGTCGATACATACTGGATATTCACCATAGGCGAAGAAGTTGGCGTCGGCGCTTCTGCAGCCGTTGTGCCGGATATTGCCTCGCTGGTGGCGATTGATAACGGTACCACAGCCCCCGGTCAGAATTCGTCCGAATTTGGCGTGACACTCGCTATGGCGGACCAGACCGGGCCTTTCGATTATCATCTGACCAAGAAGCTTTACGAGCTTTGCGGCGAGCACGATATCCCGGTGCAGAAGGACGTTTTCCGCTATTATCGGTCTGACGCGGCATCTGCGGTAGAGGCTGGCCACGATGTTCGCACGGCGCTTCTGGCCTTCGGTGTCGATGCGTCGCACGGCTATGAACGCATTCATTTGAGCGCTCTTACATCGATTGCAAAGCTTACTGTTCACTATGCAATGAGCGAGGTTGAGATCAAGCGCGATGCAGAGGAAACGACCAAAGGTCTCAAGGGCTTTACGCATCAGACATCGACCACGGCCGAGCAAGATCTGAGGCCTGAAGATAGCCCGACGGAATAG
- a CDS encoding biliverdin-producing heme oxygenase has product MTDAAVLEQPVALPRSKRLKARTTGTHERLDQSIMAGKPFSSRDRYAMFVQVQYQFHRDINVLYDDAALDALLPDLKGRRRFEQVGQDLIDLGFELPAPDAAPAFAEGIEIDLPTALGWLYVAEGSNLGAAFLLKEALKLELSEEFGARHLAGAPEGRGLHWRTFTAALDEVDLTEVEEERVVAGAEAAFRRVHALVREIFA; this is encoded by the coding sequence ATGACTGATGCCGCCGTACTTGAGCAGCCCGTTGCTCTTCCCCGCTCGAAACGTCTAAAGGCGCGTACCACAGGAACGCATGAGCGCCTTGACCAGAGCATCATGGCAGGCAAGCCATTTTCCAGCCGTGACCGCTATGCAATGTTTGTGCAGGTGCAGTATCAGTTCCACCGCGATATCAATGTTCTTTATGACGATGCCGCTCTTGATGCGTTGCTTCCAGACCTGAAGGGCCGCCGCCGCTTCGAACAGGTTGGTCAGGATCTTATCGATCTTGGATTTGAGCTGCCAGCACCCGATGCAGCACCTGCTTTTGCAGAAGGCATTGAAATTGATCTGCCGACCGCACTTGGCTGGCTTTACGTTGCTGAAGGTTCCAACCTTGGCGCTGCTTTCCTCCTCAAAGAAGCACTGAAGCTAGAACTGTCAGAAGAGTTTGGCGCACGCCATCTCGCTGGCGCGCCTGAAGGCCGTGGTTTGCATTGGCGTACATTTACCGCAGCACTGGATGAAGTTGATCTCACAGAAGTTGAAGAAGAACGCGTTGTTGCGGGAGCAGAAGCTGCTTTCCGTCGCGTTCATGCGCTGGTGCGTGAAATCTTCGCTTGA
- a CDS encoding ABC transporter permease: protein MPAYIFKRLIAVVPVLFGLSIIVFLVMASIPGDTATALLGSYATPENVERINRDLGLDKPLIQQYFIWIGNLLQGDFGRSFVLNRPVLDEVLERFQATLILAGVALVLCSIFGLFAGIVSAVRQFGWADRTITFIVLAGISIPSFWLGLLLIYLFAVHWRILPASGMYAVYGGGDLKDLIWHLILPASTLAVVAAGVIARLTRGAMLEVLRQDYIRTARAKGLNERRVIYGHAFRAALVSVIPVIGIQAGFVLGGAVYIETVFQWPGIGAMLVKAISTRDILLVQGGVLIVAASYVLFNLLADVLQTMLDPRIRT from the coding sequence ATGCCAGCCTATATCTTCAAGCGGCTCATAGCGGTCGTTCCCGTTCTTTTCGGGCTGTCCATCATCGTGTTTCTGGTGATGGCATCAATTCCCGGCGATACTGCGACAGCTCTGCTCGGCTCTTATGCAACGCCGGAAAATGTCGAGCGTATCAATCGTGATCTCGGTCTCGATAAGCCACTTATTCAGCAATATTTCATCTGGATCGGCAATCTGCTGCAGGGTGATTTCGGTCGCTCCTTCGTGCTCAACCGACCTGTTCTCGATGAAGTGCTGGAACGTTTTCAGGCAACGCTCATTCTGGCGGGCGTTGCGCTTGTACTCTGTTCGATCTTCGGACTTTTTGCAGGCATTGTCTCAGCCGTTCGTCAGTTTGGCTGGGCAGATCGCACTATCACCTTCATCGTTTTGGCAGGCATTTCGATCCCGTCATTCTGGCTTGGTCTTCTGCTGATTTATCTCTTCGCAGTGCATTGGCGCATCCTTCCGGCATCGGGCATGTATGCAGTCTATGGCGGCGGCGATCTCAAAGACCTGATCTGGCATTTGATACTACCAGCATCGACGCTTGCGGTCGTTGCTGCCGGTGTGATTGCCCGGCTGACGCGCGGCGCTATGCTCGAAGTTTTGCGTCAGGATTATATCCGCACCGCACGCGCCAAAGGGCTCAATGAGCGTCGCGTTATTTACGGTCACGCCTTTCGTGCAGCCCTTGTCAGTGTCATTCCCGTTATCGGCATTCAGGCAGGCTTTGTGCTGGGCGGTGCGGTCTATATCGAGACCGTGTTTCAATGGCCCGGTATCGGCGCCATGCTTGTGAAGGCAATTTCGACCCGCGACATCCTGCTTGTGCAGGGCGGCGTGCTGATCGTGGCAGCTAGCTATGTGCTGTTCAATCTGCTCGCCGATGTCCTTCAAACCATGCTTGATCCGAGGATACGCACATGA
- a CDS encoding EAL domain-containing protein, with translation MARLRNNGDRWFVALAACLGVGIIIFLGQLELVRLSYIRLNEYRDDLLKHSVNVAKSGRNTLAIVNNSSEDFCSDENITELRRLAFNARYLRDIGRVEDNHIVCTALWGKLSPPIELPVSDREVDGGHRLWANARGIGKHLGPVDMVTHGAGIVFTSPVAFESYEKPEPNLSAHVLSRSSNYIYRTFGDASQLTMQAPEKLAWYDIRSHRVVSGCSDEIDICVIASLSGVSLFQQPTGVFMALVAFGALAGSGLGVAAIRWRHGYSSLPQQIKRAITEERITVVYQPLVSLRNGHVKGAEVLARLSDEHGAEIPPDVFIMIAEEQGDIKNLTRIIIRKSLEEMRLLLQKHSDFYISLNLSVDDVVDPKILVFLDDERSRLDISAQQIVLEITERSTTHHEQLIEGMRSYRARGYEFFIDDFGTGYSNLAYMAKLPISGIKIDRMFTQAIGTEAVSAEIVENICNIAARLELKLVVEGVETPEQAEHVLELHKDAIGQGWLFGRPVPIAEFHLKKPAILS, from the coding sequence ATGGCAAGGCTGCGTAACAACGGAGATCGGTGGTTTGTTGCGCTCGCCGCATGTCTTGGCGTGGGAATAATTATATTTTTGGGGCAGCTCGAACTGGTTCGTCTCTCTTATATTCGTTTGAATGAATACCGCGACGACCTGTTAAAACACTCAGTAAATGTCGCAAAGTCTGGCAGGAATACACTTGCGATCGTCAACAACAGTAGCGAAGATTTTTGTTCTGACGAGAATATCACGGAATTGAGGCGATTGGCTTTTAACGCACGTTATCTTCGTGATATCGGTCGCGTAGAGGATAATCATATAGTCTGTACAGCGTTATGGGGCAAATTATCCCCTCCCATCGAATTGCCGGTCTCAGATCGGGAAGTAGATGGCGGACACCGACTCTGGGCCAACGCAAGGGGCATTGGAAAACATCTCGGGCCTGTCGATATGGTTACGCATGGTGCGGGGATCGTGTTTACTTCACCTGTTGCCTTTGAGTCTTATGAAAAGCCAGAGCCAAATTTGAGCGCTCATGTTTTGAGCCGAAGCAGCAATTATATTTATCGTACATTTGGTGATGCCAGCCAGTTGACAATGCAAGCGCCCGAGAAGCTGGCGTGGTATGACATCCGTTCTCATCGCGTAGTTTCAGGCTGCTCTGACGAGATTGATATTTGTGTGATCGCGTCGTTATCGGGAGTCAGCCTTTTTCAACAACCAACCGGCGTCTTTATGGCACTTGTGGCCTTTGGAGCGCTTGCTGGCAGTGGACTGGGCGTGGCCGCTATTCGGTGGCGGCATGGTTACTCGTCGCTACCACAACAGATAAAGCGAGCAATTACCGAAGAACGTATTACGGTTGTTTATCAGCCGCTGGTGTCGCTTCGCAACGGTCATGTGAAGGGTGCCGAAGTGCTTGCGCGACTGTCTGATGAGCATGGCGCAGAGATACCCCCCGATGTATTTATTATGATAGCAGAAGAACAAGGCGACATCAAAAACCTAACACGTATAATCATCCGTAAGTCGCTGGAGGAAATGAGGTTGCTGCTACAAAAGCACAGCGATTTCTATATCAGCCTCAATTTATCGGTAGATGATGTTGTTGACCCTAAAATCCTGGTTTTTCTTGATGATGAAAGAAGCCGCCTGGACATCTCTGCCCAGCAAATCGTTCTCGAAATAACCGAACGCTCAACCACGCATCATGAACAGCTCATCGAAGGAATGAGGTCCTATCGGGCTAGAGGCTATGAGTTTTTCATCGATGATTTCGGTACCGGATATTCGAATCTAGCTTATATGGCAAAATTGCCTATCAGCGGCATTAAGATTGATCGCATGTTTACACAGGCTATTGGCACCGAGGCCGTGAGCGCAGAAATCGTCGAAAATATTTGTAATATTGCCGCGCGCCTTGAGCTAAAGCTGGTCGTTGAAGGTGTGGAAACACCGGAACAGGCCGAGCATGTGCTTGAATTGCACAAAGATGCCATTGGTCAAGGCTGGCTGTTTGGCCGTCCGGTTCCGATTGCGGAATTTCATCTAAAAAAACCCGCAATATTAAGTTGA
- a CDS encoding dipeptide/oligopeptide/nickel ABC transporter permease/ATP-binding protein: MSALSETYTTAAPARLSSWRLLMSNRLAAFGFFLLALICVLIILVPILPLPNPDATAPANRLQPVFSAGHLLGTDQLGRDILSRLLWGARVSIAVGCAATLIAAVIGSAIGIVAGYAGGRTDNLMMRGIDMLMAFPYILLALAIVAALGPGLMNALYAIAVVNIPFFARNVRGTTLGLANREFVDAARLSGKGHISILLTEVLPNVLPVIVITMSTTAGWMILETAGLSFLGLGAQPPQADLGSMLGEGRAQMFTAPHVSIVPGLMIFLIVISLNVLGDGIRDVLDPRLRSGALARPGSVTAIAKNRTAPKTRMLDAALAVEKLETGFVNNSNYTPAVNSVSLHLNRGECLGLIGESGSGKSVTALSIMKLVASPPGMIRNGAIYLDGKDVLDMSETELAATRGSKVAYVFQDPLTTLHPMYSIGKQVEEAIAAHRSISASERRVEAIALLEKVGIPDAKERADHYPHQLSGGQRQRVGIAMALANDPDIIIADEPTTALDVTVQARILELLRDLQRERGMALLFITHDFGVVSEICDRVAVMKDGVIVETGTAREVLANPQHSYTKRLIACVPELGHGKDFYVRVAKLFSGKQMEAAT, from the coding sequence ATGAGCGCCCTTTCGGAAACCTACACCACAGCCGCTCCTGCACGTCTGTCATCATGGCGTCTGCTGATGAGCAATCGTCTGGCAGCTTTTGGCTTTTTTCTGCTCGCGCTCATCTGCGTGCTGATAATACTCGTGCCCATCCTGCCATTGCCCAACCCGGATGCGACAGCACCTGCAAACCGGTTGCAACCCGTCTTCTCCGCAGGTCATCTGCTGGGCACAGACCAGCTTGGACGCGATATTCTGAGTCGCCTTCTCTGGGGCGCCCGCGTCTCGATCGCGGTAGGCTGTGCAGCCACGCTGATTGCTGCCGTGATCGGCTCGGCTATCGGCATCGTCGCAGGCTATGCAGGCGGGCGCACCGACAACCTTATGATGCGTGGCATCGATATGCTGATGGCCTTCCCCTATATCCTGCTGGCTCTTGCAATCGTTGCAGCGTTGGGACCGGGATTGATGAATGCGCTTTATGCAATTGCCGTGGTCAATATCCCGTTCTTTGCACGTAATGTGCGCGGCACAACACTCGGCCTTGCCAATCGCGAATTTGTCGATGCTGCCCGGCTTTCCGGCAAAGGGCATATTTCAATCCTGCTTACCGAAGTGTTGCCCAATGTGTTGCCGGTTATCGTCATCACCATGTCAACCACGGCAGGCTGGATGATCCTTGAAACGGCAGGCCTCAGCTTTCTGGGTCTTGGTGCGCAGCCGCCACAGGCTGATCTTGGCTCGATGCTCGGTGAAGGCCGCGCGCAGATGTTCACGGCACCGCATGTTTCAATCGTGCCGGGCCTGATGATCTTTCTGATTGTCATCAGCCTCAATGTGCTGGGCGACGGCATCCGCGATGTGCTTGATCCCCGTTTGCGCTCCGGTGCCCTTGCCCGCCCCGGCTCGGTAACGGCAATCGCCAAGAACAGAACCGCGCCCAAGACGAGGATGCTGGATGCAGCTCTCGCGGTCGAAAAGCTCGAAACAGGCTTCGTCAACAATAGCAACTACACGCCTGCGGTCAACAGTGTTTCCCTGCATCTTAATCGCGGCGAATGTCTTGGCCTGATTGGCGAAAGCGGCTCAGGCAAAAGCGTCACCGCGCTTTCCATCATGAAGCTGGTCGCTTCTCCACCCGGAATGATCCGCAACGGCGCCATCTATCTTGACGGCAAAGATGTACTCGACATGAGCGAAACCGAACTGGCCGCCACGCGCGGCAGCAAGGTCGCCTATGTCTTTCAGGATCCGTTGACCACGTTGCACCCGATGTACTCAATCGGCAAACAGGTCGAGGAGGCAATCGCAGCGCATAGATCGATCAGCGCATCCGAACGCCGGGTAGAAGCTATCGCCTTGCTGGAGAAAGTGGGTATTCCGGATGCAAAGGAGCGTGCAGATCATTACCCGCACCAGCTTTCCGGTGGTCAGCGTCAGCGTGTCGGCATAGCCATGGCACTCGCAAATGATCCCGACATCATCATCGCCGATGAGCCGACGACCGCACTTGATGTGACCGTACAGGCGCGCATTCTTGAGCTTTTACGCGATCTACAGCGCGAACGCGGCATGGCGCTTTTGTTTATCACTCATGATTTCGGCGTCGTTTCTGAAATCTGCGATCGCGTTGCCGTCATGAAAGACGGGGTGATCGTCGAGACCGGGACCGCCAGAGAGGTGCTCGCCAACCCGCAACACAGCTATACCAAGCGGCTGATTGCCTGCGTGCCGGAACTTGGCCACGGCAAGGACTTTTATGTGCGCGTGGCAAAGCTATTCAGCGGCAAACAGATGGAGGCCGCCACATGA
- a CDS encoding FCD domain-containing protein, with protein sequence MASERSTKTRAASLNKAKRRPEVIAERIRQVIQTDGLQPGDRLPQEKDLIDQFKAAKGTVREAMKALETQGLLFTRTGPGGGVFVAEPSTQHAMEMLGNYFFFDQPSLQEIYAIRKLLEPEIAVSLAGRLSNDDLEKLESTMRFYDRPPTNLDDQFQQRVAELDFHTQLAQLCPNRLLGFMCGVSHNLLRNMPVARAIYADPTPASREEGLLFQHRLLTALMENRVEDARKIALEHMISAEKYMLSKENELKKAPSA encoded by the coding sequence ATGGCCTCCGAACGAAGCACCAAAACGCGTGCCGCCTCACTTAACAAAGCGAAACGACGCCCGGAGGTCATTGCTGAACGTATCCGGCAGGTTATTCAGACTGACGGTCTGCAACCCGGCGATCGCCTGCCGCAGGAAAAAGACCTGATAGACCAGTTTAAGGCGGCAAAAGGTACCGTGCGTGAAGCAATGAAGGCACTGGAAACGCAGGGCCTGCTTTTCACACGCACCGGCCCAGGTGGGGGTGTATTCGTTGCCGAACCATCGACACAACACGCAATGGAAATGCTCGGCAATTATTTCTTCTTCGACCAGCCAAGCCTTCAGGAAATCTACGCCATTCGTAAATTGCTGGAGCCTGAGATCGCTGTATCCCTTGCCGGCAGGTTGAGCAATGATGATCTGGAGAAACTGGAAAGCACGATGCGGTTTTACGACCGCCCTCCGACCAATCTGGACGACCAGTTTCAGCAGCGTGTGGCAGAACTCGATTTTCATACACAATTGGCGCAACTCTGTCCAAATCGGCTTCTTGGGTTCATGTGTGGTGTTTCGCACAATCTGCTGCGCAATATGCCTGTGGCGCGTGCCATTTATGCCGATCCCACACCTGCATCTCGCGAAGAAGGCCTGCTTTTTCAGCATCGCCTTTTGACGGCTCTGATGGAAAACAGGGTCGAAGATGCACGTAAAATCGCGCTGGAACATATGATTTCCGCCGAAAAATACATGCTCTCCAAAGAAAACGAACTGAAAAAAGCACCAAGCGCATAA
- a CDS encoding N-acetylglutaminylglutamine amidotransferase gives MCGICGEVRFDGATPSVSAISKMADILAPRGPDASGIVVRGNVGFGHRRLRILDLSEKSQQPMIDADLGISVVFNGCIYNFRELRAELEANGYRFFSDGDTEVIIKAWHAWGEECVTRFYGMFAFAIHERDTGRVIFARDRFGIKPLYLAEVSGALRFASALPALVKAGGVDTSIDRAALHNYMSFHAVVPAPRTIYNGVRKLPAATIRVYQANGEFRDRIYWQPPHSRLAGDSAISREEWQEQLLDMLRIAVKRRMISDVPVGVLLSGGVDSSLIVGLLAEAGQTGLMSFSVGFEEANGEKGDEFVYSDLIAKHFGTDHHKIFVPSSDLMDALPGTIAAMSEPMVSYDNVGFYLLSKEVSKHIKVVQSGQGADEVFAGYHWYPPLVDSNDVVSDYAKAFCDRSHEVLKTQLSPDWMTDRDHSRELIEEHLLRDGADTPVDRALRLDSNIMLVDDPVKRVDNMTMAWGLEARVPFLDHELVELAARMPPEEKLRNGGKGILKDVARKIIPSEVIDRKKGYFPVPQLKYIAGPYLDMLRDALSSQQARERGLFQRDYLDRLFANPSDHITPLRGSELWQAGLLEMWLQTQEAA, from the coding sequence ATGTGTGGAATTTGCGGAGAAGTCAGGTTCGATGGTGCGACACCGTCGGTTTCGGCAATCTCGAAAATGGCAGACATTCTTGCCCCCAGAGGGCCAGACGCTTCTGGCATCGTTGTGCGTGGCAATGTCGGCTTTGGACACCGGCGATTGAGAATTCTCGATCTGTCGGAGAAATCCCAGCAGCCCATGATCGACGCCGATCTTGGCATAAGCGTTGTATTCAACGGCTGCATTTACAATTTCCGCGAATTGCGTGCAGAGCTCGAAGCCAATGGCTACCGCTTCTTTTCCGATGGCGACACGGAAGTTATTATTAAGGCATGGCACGCCTGGGGCGAAGAATGCGTGACGCGCTTTTACGGCATGTTCGCCTTTGCCATCCATGAGCGCGATACCGGGCGTGTGATTTTTGCCCGCGACCGTTTTGGCATCAAGCCGCTTTATCTGGCAGAGGTCAGCGGCGCTTTGCGCTTTGCCTCAGCGCTGCCTGCCCTTGTGAAGGCTGGTGGTGTAGACACCTCAATCGACCGCGCGGCACTGCATAATTATATGAGCTTTCATGCCGTTGTACCGGCTCCCCGCACCATCTATAACGGTGTGCGCAAGCTGCCTGCGGCAACGATCCGTGTTTATCAGGCCAATGGCGAGTTTCGCGACCGCATCTATTGGCAGCCGCCGCATAGCCGTCTGGCTGGCGACAGCGCTATCAGCCGTGAAGAGTGGCAGGAGCAGCTTCTTGATATGTTGCGCATCGCAGTTAAGCGCCGCATGATTTCTGACGTTCCGGTTGGTGTTCTGCTTTCGGGTGGTGTGGATTCGAGCCTGATTGTCGGCCTTCTTGCCGAAGCAGGTCAGACCGGCCTTATGAGCTTTTCGGTCGGTTTTGAAGAAGCCAACGGCGAAAAAGGCGATGAGTTCGTCTATTCCGACCTGATTGCCAAACATTTCGGCACCGATCATCACAAGATTTTTGTGCCGAGCTCTGATTTGATGGATGCGCTTCCTGGTACGATTGCCGCCATGTCGGAACCAATGGTTTCCTACGACAATGTCGGCTTTTATCTGCTGTCGAAGGAAGTTTCCAAACATATCAAGGTGGTGCAATCCGGTCAGGGCGCCGACGAGGTCTTTGCGGGCTATCACTGGTATCCGCCGCTGGTCGATTCAAACGACGTAGTAAGCGATTATGCCAAAGCGTTCTGTGACCGCTCGCATGAGGTGCTTAAAACCCAGCTGTCTCCCGACTGGATGACAGATCGCGACCATAGCCGCGAACTTATCGAAGAGCATTTATTGCGAGATGGCGCTGACACACCCGTTGACCGCGCACTTCGTCTCGACAGCAATATCATGCTGGTGGATGACCCTGTCAAACGCGTCGATAACATGACAATGGCGTGGGGGCTGGAAGCCCGTGTGCCGTTTCTCGACCATGAACTCGTGGAACTTGCAGCACGTATGCCGCCAGAAGAAAAGCTGCGGAATGGCGGCAAGGGCATTTTGAAGGACGTCGCCCGCAAGATCATCCCAAGCGAGGTAATCGACCGTAAGAAGGGATACTTCCCGGTGCCGCAGCTTAAATATATCGCTGGTCCCTATCTCGATATGCTGCGCGATGCGCTTTCATCGCAACAAGCACGCGAACGCGGACTGTTCCAGCGTGATTATCTTGACCGCCTGTTTGCCAACCCTTCTGACCATATCACGCCTTTGCGTGGATCGGAGCTTTGGCAGGCCGGACTGCTTGAAATGTGGCTTCAGACGCAAGAGGCGGCGTGA